Proteins co-encoded in one Opitutus terrae PB90-1 genomic window:
- a CDS encoding lipid A biosynthesis lauroyl (or palmitoleoyl) acyltransferase, with product MARASEQPLWFPQHWPSWIGLALFWVATRLPWGVQRALGRALGTAVYYLLPIRRHVVHVNLRLCFPEKTERERRTLARAHYHSLALGLFETCNAWWTDAVALPRHRLIGREHLERAIALGHGVIVLTSHVTTLEICGRIMTENFKFGCLYRDPNNPVVAAAMRRQRERRMTIAVHFDDLKGLIRALRAGHAIWYAPDQGKRTKQTEILPFFGVPAITNTATSKLAEMTGAPVVPYFGRREPDGAYTLTILPPLESFPSADPAADAVRINQLIEQQIRLAPEQYLWVHKRFKARGPGYPEVY from the coding sequence ATGGCTCGCGCCAGCGAACAGCCGCTCTGGTTCCCGCAGCACTGGCCGTCCTGGATCGGCCTCGCGCTGTTCTGGGTCGCGACGAGACTTCCGTGGGGCGTGCAGCGCGCGCTGGGCCGCGCGCTCGGCACGGCCGTCTATTATCTTCTTCCGATCCGGCGCCACGTCGTTCACGTCAACCTGCGACTCTGTTTCCCGGAGAAAACGGAACGCGAGCGCCGCACCCTGGCACGCGCGCACTATCACTCGCTGGCGCTCGGCCTTTTCGAAACCTGCAACGCCTGGTGGACCGACGCCGTCGCGCTGCCCCGGCATCGGCTGATCGGACGCGAGCACCTCGAACGCGCCATCGCGCTCGGCCACGGGGTGATCGTCCTCACCTCGCACGTCACCACGCTCGAGATCTGCGGCCGGATCATGACCGAGAACTTCAAGTTCGGCTGTCTCTACCGCGACCCAAACAATCCTGTCGTCGCCGCCGCGATGCGCCGGCAGCGCGAGCGCCGGATGACGATCGCCGTGCATTTCGACGATCTGAAGGGTCTCATTCGCGCGCTCCGCGCCGGCCATGCGATCTGGTATGCCCCCGATCAGGGCAAGCGCACCAAACAGACCGAGATCCTGCCCTTCTTCGGCGTGCCCGCGATCACCAACACCGCGACGAGCAAGCTGGCCGAAATGACCGGCGCACCGGTCGTGCCCTACTTCGGTCGCCGCGAGCCCGACGGCGCTTACACGCTGACGATTCTGCCGCCGCTCGAGAGCTTCCCCTCGGCAGATCCAGCCGCCGACGCAGTCCGCATAAACCAGCTGATCGAGCAGCAAATTCGGCTCGCGCCTGAGCAATATCTTTGGGTGCACAAGCGCTTCAAGGCGCGCGGTCCGGGCTACCCGGAAGTCTACTGA
- a CDS encoding DUF4254 domain-containing protein, whose product MTFSATDIAALQTTLTARWHEVPPTAGGEGFAALVQQNHLRNFQLWHEEDIARRNDLGFEAVYRAKRNIDRFNQERNNFIEAMDQAIVTAHQPLPTNAPRNSETPGMMIDRLSILALKEFHMHEETVRPDAPAQHRATCGEKLARIRVQRGDLVTCLAEFLADLRAGRRTFSVYFQFKMYNDPALNPQLYRHAAK is encoded by the coding sequence ATGACGTTTTCCGCCACTGACATTGCCGCCCTGCAAACGACGCTCACCGCCCGCTGGCACGAGGTGCCGCCCACTGCCGGCGGCGAAGGTTTTGCCGCGTTGGTGCAACAAAATCACCTGCGCAATTTCCAGCTCTGGCACGAGGAGGACATCGCGCGGCGCAACGATCTCGGATTTGAGGCGGTGTATCGCGCCAAGCGGAACATCGACCGCTTCAACCAGGAGCGAAACAACTTCATTGAGGCGATGGACCAGGCCATCGTCACCGCCCATCAGCCGCTGCCGACCAACGCGCCGCGCAACTCCGAGACGCCTGGCATGATGATCGACCGGCTGTCGATCCTCGCACTCAAGGAATTCCACATGCACGAAGAAACGGTGCGCCCGGATGCTCCCGCCCAGCATCGCGCCACGTGCGGCGAGAAGCTCGCGCGCATCCGCGTGCAGCGTGGCGATCTCGTCACATGTCTCGCCGAATTCCTCGCGGACCTGCGCGCGGGCCGGCGGACGTTCTCGGTCTACTTTCAGTTCAAGATGTACAACGACCCCGCGTTGAACCCACAGCTCTACCGTCACGCCGCGAAATGA
- a CDS encoding glycosyltransferase family 9 protein encodes MKSLLVIKPSSLGDIVHGLQVLQAVARARPELRISWIVRERFAGLVAAAPFVQETIIFRRRAGWGSFVRLLRELRRRQFDAVWDMQGLLRTGLMTAAARAPEKWGRPDAREGAGLFYNRRVEMPGGAGPHHAMEILAAFAATVGGPVQVEWPLVLRVRDDWPWKEFFASAEPARTYVVFTDSRGPEKTWPHFQALMQRILHEVPRSRVAWCAGAAAEPSFAAPADRFLNLTGCPLDEMIALVRQPSVFVGNDTGPMHLAAASGNRVLAIFGPTSPERFGPYPPESPRHRAVTAPGGRLADLAPDALLAALQELSGR; translated from the coding sequence ATGAAGAGCCTTCTGGTCATCAAGCCTTCCTCGCTCGGTGACATCGTGCACGGGTTGCAGGTGTTGCAGGCGGTCGCGCGCGCGCGGCCAGAGCTGCGCATTAGCTGGATCGTGCGCGAGCGCTTCGCGGGGCTGGTGGCGGCCGCGCCGTTCGTGCAGGAAACGATCATTTTCCGCCGGCGTGCGGGCTGGGGGAGTTTTGTGCGGCTGCTCCGAGAGCTGCGCCGACGACAGTTCGACGCGGTGTGGGACATGCAGGGGCTATTGCGTACCGGGTTGATGACCGCCGCGGCGCGTGCACCGGAGAAATGGGGTCGGCCCGATGCGCGGGAAGGCGCCGGACTCTTCTATAACCGCCGCGTCGAGATGCCGGGCGGCGCAGGACCGCATCACGCGATGGAGATCCTCGCGGCGTTTGCCGCAACCGTCGGCGGGCCGGTGCAGGTGGAATGGCCGCTGGTGTTGCGCGTGCGCGACGACTGGCCATGGAAGGAGTTCTTCGCTTCGGCCGAGCCGGCCCGGACGTATGTGGTTTTCACCGACAGCCGCGGCCCGGAAAAAACGTGGCCGCACTTTCAGGCGCTGATGCAGCGAATCCTGCACGAGGTGCCGCGCAGCCGCGTGGCGTGGTGTGCCGGCGCGGCGGCCGAGCCGTCGTTCGCGGCGCCCGCGGATCGATTCCTCAACCTGACGGGCTGCCCGCTGGACGAAATGATCGCGCTGGTGCGGCAGCCATCGGTTTTCGTAGGCAACGACACCGGGCCGATGCACCTGGCGGCGGCGAGCGGCAACCGCGTGCTGGCCATTTTCGGGCCGACGTCGCCGGAGCGTTTCGGGCCTTATCCGCCGGAATCGCCGCGGCATCGCGCGGTCACGGCGCCGGGCGGACGACTCGCGGATCTCGCGCCGGATGCCCTGCTGGCGGCGCTGCAGGAGCTGTCCGGGCGGTGA
- a CDS encoding glycosyltransferase family 9 protein, translated as MRQLLIIKPSSLADIVHGLQVATSMKAQCDDLRISWVVRDIYEPLVRSCAAVDQAYIFERKGGAKAFLKLIRELRKTKFDYVLDFQGLLRTGIMTSRVLAERKVGRSDAREMSGIFYDKKVPLPPDGRRSHALEILLQFCTVLGAKPELRGTLKFREVDALKLKFAEGRGGSRPIVMFPEARRAEKAWTGFKQLTELILRNDKTRKVIWAGTTLVQDRASFQPAQFLNLTGNTSLLSLPALIKRADWVISNESGPMHLAAALGVRTLAIFGPTDPRICGPYPLNAPTNVVVQAPVGDMKLLTAREVYARLQRARARLDKSR; from the coding sequence ATGAGACAGTTGCTCATCATCAAGCCCTCCTCGCTCGCCGACATCGTTCACGGCCTGCAGGTCGCGACGTCAATGAAGGCCCAGTGCGACGATCTGCGGATCTCGTGGGTCGTGCGGGATATTTATGAGCCGCTGGTGCGGTCCTGTGCGGCCGTCGATCAGGCGTACATTTTCGAGCGCAAGGGCGGCGCGAAGGCGTTTCTCAAGCTGATCCGCGAATTGCGGAAGACGAAGTTCGACTATGTCCTCGATTTTCAAGGACTGCTGCGGACCGGCATCATGACGTCGCGCGTGCTCGCCGAACGAAAGGTCGGTCGCTCGGACGCGCGGGAGATGTCGGGCATCTTCTACGACAAGAAAGTGCCGCTGCCACCCGACGGACGGCGGAGCCACGCGTTGGAGATCCTGCTGCAGTTCTGCACGGTGCTGGGCGCCAAGCCGGAGTTGCGCGGCACGCTTAAATTTCGCGAAGTCGACGCGCTGAAGCTGAAGTTCGCCGAGGGGCGTGGCGGCTCGCGGCCGATCGTGATGTTTCCCGAAGCGCGCCGCGCGGAGAAGGCGTGGACGGGCTTCAAGCAGCTCACCGAACTCATCCTGCGCAATGACAAGACGCGGAAGGTGATCTGGGCAGGCACGACGCTGGTGCAGGATCGCGCCTCGTTTCAGCCGGCGCAGTTCCTCAATCTCACGGGCAACACGAGCTTGTTGTCGCTGCCGGCGTTGATCAAACGCGCGGACTGGGTGATCTCGAACGAGAGCGGACCGATGCACCTCGCGGCGGCGCTCGGGGTGAGGACGCTCGCGATCTTCGGTCCCACCGACCCGCGGATCTGCGGGCCGTATCCGCTCAACGCCCCGACCAACGTCGTCGTGCAGGCGCCGGTCGGCGACATGAAGCTGCTCACGGCGCGCGAAGTGTATGCGCGGCTGCAACGCGCGCGCGCGCGGCTCGACAAAAGTCGCTGA